The Saprospiraceae bacterium genome includes a window with the following:
- a CDS encoding Rrf2 family transcriptional regulator, translating into MLPKKTRYAIKALMVLYPTFESKRPMRISDIAENEHIPKKFLEAILLDMRKIGIVNSKMGAQGGYYLSKHPNEIFLSQVIRFTGGPIALVPCVSLNFYEKCEECADETTCGFRDVMREVRDASLHILSNTSLADLIKRERNLENKKKSD; encoded by the coding sequence ATGCTTCCAAAAAAAACGAGATATGCTATAAAAGCACTCATGGTACTTTATCCTACTTTTGAGAGCAAACGACCTATGCGTATATCTGACATTGCAGAAAATGAGCATATCCCAAAAAAATTTCTCGAAGCTATACTTTTGGATATGCGCAAAATTGGCATCGTCAACAGTAAGATGGGCGCGCAAGGCGGTTATTATCTTTCCAAACATCCTAATGAAATATTCCTCAGTCAGGTGATCAGATTTACCGGCGGCCCCATAGCATTGGTCCCATGTGTAAGTCTCAATTTTTATGAGAAGTGCGAAGAATGTGCTGATGAAACTACGTGCGGTTTCAGAGATGTGATGCGGGAAGTGCGGGATGCCAGTTTACATATTTTATCCAATACTAGCCTGGCTGATCTTATAAAACGAGAAAGAAATTTGGAAAATAAAAAAAAATCAGATTGA
- a CDS encoding HEPN domain-containing protein — protein sequence MQSFRTELEFLPEDKKVIVEKDLIDLEKKIFLFRNGQIDEEKFRSLRLARGVYGQRQHGVQMVRIKIPFGKLSTKQLRKISDISDEYSNGNLHLTTRQDIQIHHVSLDRTPELWAKLEQDDITLREACGNTVRNVTASAESGIDPNEVFDVSNYAYAVFNYFLRQPFCQELGRKVKIAFSNSKEDTAYTFIHDIGFIPKLNSDGGKGFKVLIGGGLGAQPFLAQTAYEFLPADEILTFVEGVLRVFDRHGERTSRHKARLKYLIQKIGVSAFLELIAEEQKAVIPVAVVNYLSKSVTANHPKYFETEAQVIDQKLYVEWLSTNTFDQKQDGLYGVYIKVLLGNIHSEKARILADIADIFADANDIRITINQNFLLKNIHQSALPHLFNALYAVDLATTGYASVADITACPGTDTCNLAISNSTNISVVMEQVIREEYPDLVYNKDIQIKISGCMNACGQHSLAQIGFHGSSFKIGTSVVPAVQLLLGGGKLNDGNGRISDKIIKVASKRTPDILRYIFDDLEANCRENETFNDYYDRVGKDYFYQLLKPLADNTTLSEDDYIDWGSDHTFSTAIGVGECAGVVIDLVATLFMESEEKLQLAAETLSKGRFGDSAYYSYAAFINTAKTILLVKDIKTNTHHGVISEFAEHFSSEESWVDEPFRDLVLQINKQIPDAVFAAEYLNKAKDFYQGAQNYRIQLNQKAAV from the coding sequence ATGCAAAGTTTTCGTACAGAATTGGAATTTCTACCAGAGGACAAAAAGGTGATCGTTGAAAAGGACCTAATTGATCTGGAGAAAAAAATATTTCTATTCCGCAATGGTCAGATAGATGAGGAAAAATTCAGAAGTCTCCGCCTTGCCCGAGGAGTATATGGACAAAGGCAACATGGTGTTCAGATGGTGAGAATCAAAATACCATTCGGCAAGCTATCTACCAAACAGCTCAGGAAAATCTCGGACATCAGTGATGAATATTCCAATGGAAATCTCCACCTCACCACCAGACAGGACATACAGATACATCATGTCAGCCTGGACCGTACACCAGAATTGTGGGCAAAACTCGAACAAGACGACATTACACTTCGCGAAGCTTGTGGCAATACAGTCAGAAATGTTACCGCTTCTGCTGAATCTGGCATCGATCCCAATGAAGTTTTTGATGTATCCAATTATGCTTATGCAGTCTTTAATTACTTTCTTCGTCAACCATTTTGTCAGGAGTTGGGCAGAAAAGTAAAAATCGCATTTTCCAATTCTAAAGAAGACACAGCATATACATTTATTCACGACATTGGTTTCATCCCAAAATTAAATAGTGATGGCGGTAAAGGCTTCAAAGTGTTGATAGGTGGTGGATTAGGTGCACAACCATTTCTAGCTCAAACAGCTTACGAATTTCTGCCTGCTGACGAAATTCTTACATTTGTGGAGGGCGTTTTGCGGGTGTTTGACCGACATGGAGAGCGCACGAGCAGGCACAAGGCCCGACTTAAATACCTTATTCAAAAAATCGGGGTTTCAGCGTTTTTGGAGCTGATAGCAGAAGAACAAAAGGCTGTAATTCCCGTAGCAGTTGTCAACTATCTTTCAAAATCCGTCACAGCAAACCATCCAAAATATTTTGAGACAGAAGCACAGGTAATTGATCAAAAACTCTATGTTGAGTGGCTTTCTACCAATACTTTTGACCAAAAGCAAGATGGTCTTTACGGCGTTTATATCAAAGTTTTATTGGGCAATATCCATTCTGAAAAAGCTAGGATACTCGCAGATATAGCAGATATTTTTGCTGATGCTAATGATATCCGCATTACCATCAATCAGAACTTTTTACTTAAAAACATCCATCAAAGTGCATTGCCACACTTATTTAATGCCTTATATGCGGTTGATCTGGCAACAACCGGATATGCATCAGTGGCAGATATTACTGCGTGCCCGGGTACAGATACCTGCAATCTGGCCATCTCCAACAGTACAAATATTTCAGTGGTAATGGAACAGGTTATCCGCGAAGAATATCCTGACCTGGTGTATAACAAAGACATTCAAATCAAAATAAGTGGATGTATGAATGCTTGCGGTCAGCACAGTCTGGCGCAGATAGGTTTTCATGGTTCATCATTTAAAATTGGTACATCGGTAGTTCCGGCGGTTCAACTACTCCTGGGTGGCGGTAAGCTGAATGACGGTAATGGCAGGATATCTGACAAAATCATCAAAGTGGCATCCAAAAGAACACCCGATATTTTGCGGTATATATTTGATGATCTGGAAGCGAATTGTCGCGAAAACGAAACATTTAATGATTATTATGACAGAGTCGGTAAAGATTATTTTTATCAGTTGCTCAAACCTTTGGCAGACAATACAACGCTCTCAGAAGATGACTATATCGATTGGGGATCTGATCATACCTTTAGTACCGCTATAGGAGTGGGCGAATGCGCGGGTGTAGTAATAGATCTTGTAGCTACACTTTTTATGGAATCAGAAGAAAAACTTCAATTGGCTGCCGAAACTTTGAGTAAAGGCAGATTCGGAGATTCTGCCTATTACAGTTATGCGGCTTTTATCAATACTGCCAAGACCATTTTGCTGGTTAAAGATATAAAAACAAACACACATCATGGAGTAATTTCTGAATTTGCAGAACATTTCAGCAGTGAAGAAAGCTGGGTTGACGAGCCTTTCAGGGATTTGGTATTGCAAATCAACAAACAAATACCTGATGCTGTATTTGCAGCAGAATACCTGAATAAAGCCAAAGATTTTTACCAAGGTGCACAAAATTACAGAATTCAACTAAATCAAAAAGCAGCAGTATGA
- the cobA gene encoding uroporphyrinogen-III C-methyltransferase, producing MRPANPRVSIVGAGPGDPELLTMKAWRTIKAADVLLYDALVSDEILDLAHPDALKIYVGKRSSDHTFSQEEINAMIVSNALVYGHVVRLKGGDPFVFGRGGEEMDYVRNAGLEVEIVPGISSSIGVPGSIGIPVTHRGMSESFWVVTATDKNGNLANDIRKAAETDATVVVLMGLGKLDQIVDLYTKQGKEDLPIAIIQNGTLSNQRVVTGTIADISLTLKNNKMGAPAVIIIGKVVRLYRPTELIHTYQTFLS from the coding sequence ATGAGACCAGCAAATCCAAGAGTAAGCATAGTCGGCGCAGGTCCAGGTGATCCGGAATTATTGACTATGAAAGCATGGCGAACCATAAAGGCTGCGGATGTTCTTCTATACGATGCACTCGTCAGTGACGAAATACTTGATTTGGCTCATCCAGATGCATTAAAGATTTATGTCGGTAAGAGATCTTCCGATCATACTTTTTCTCAGGAGGAGATCAATGCAATGATAGTATCAAACGCATTGGTTTATGGACACGTAGTCAGATTGAAAGGAGGTGATCCTTTTGTTTTTGGGAGAGGTGGTGAAGAGATGGATTATGTCCGAAATGCCGGACTTGAAGTCGAGATAGTGCCAGGCATTTCCAGTTCTATTGGTGTCCCTGGCAGCATAGGCATTCCTGTTACTCATAGAGGTATGAGTGAGAGTTTTTGGGTAGTGACTGCGACCGACAAAAATGGAAATCTTGCTAATGATATCAGAAAGGCTGCAGAAACTGACGCTACAGTAGTGGTATTAATGGGCTTGGGTAAGCTAGATCAGATTGTTGATCTGTATACAAAACAGGGAAAAGAAGACCTGCCGATCGCTATAATCCAAAACGGAACACTATCCAATCAAAGAGTCGTAACAGGAACAATCGCCGATATATCTCTCACATTAAAAAATAATAAAATGGGAGCTCCGGCTGTCATCATCATAGGAAAGGTAGTCAGATTGTACCGACCTACTGAGTTAATTCATACATATCAAACATTCCTGAGTTAA